TGCGCTGCAGTACCGTGCCGCTGGAGCAGTTGCCCGGCGGGTACGGCATCATTCTGGCCAACATTCTGGCGGAAGAGCTGGTCCGCATGGCGCCGGACCTGGTATCCCGCCTGATCCCCGACGGCAGTCTGGTCCTTTCCGGCATCCTGGCGGAGCGGGAGCAGTTCGTGCGGGACGGATTCGCTCCGTTGCCCCTGGCGCTGGAAACGGTTCTTCGCGACGGTGAGTGGCGCTGCCTGCACTACCGGAGGCTGCCGTGAGCGAACAGCGCCGTTTCATGGTCAGCTCCCGCAGCATCCGTGACGGCTACGCCTCCTATGACGGCGATCTGCACCATCACATGGCCCGGGTGCTGCGGCTGCGTTCCGGCGACACGGTACTGCTGGTGGATGAGCTGGGCAGAAGCCACCAGGGGGTCATCGATCAGGTGACCCAGGAGTGGACCGCGGTCCGGCTGGTTGCTTCCAGCGCCCCCGCTGCGACGACGGCCACCGTTCCGGCCATCACGGTCATCCAGGGGTTGCCCAGGGGCGAGAAGGTGGAACTGGTGCTGCAGAAAGGGACCGAACTGGGGGTGCATGACTTTTTCCTGTTCCGGGCCGACCGTTCCGTTCCCCGCCTGAACGGCGACAAGCTGCAGAGTCGTCTGGACCGCTGGCAACGGATCGTTGCCGAGGCTGCCCGTCAGTCGGAGCGATTCGATCAGCCCTCCGTGCTCTGGCACCCTTCCGCGGCCGCGGCCGCGGCCGCGGCATCCGGTGCCGACCTGAAGCTTCTGCTCTGGGAGCGGGGAACCAGCGCACCGTTGCGCGACAAGCTGGCAACGCTTCCCTGTCCCGCCAGGATCGCCCTTGCCGTCGGACCGGAGGGGGGGTTCGAAGCGGAGGAGGTGGAGGCTTTTACGTTCTGGGGATTCATGCCGGTCACGCTGGGGGAGCGGATTCTGCGTACCGAGACCGCCGCCCTTGCCATGACCGCGATCCTGCAGTATATCTGGGGAGATATCTGATGTTCCGGGGAGGGGCTGGCCATGAAGTGTCCCGCGTGCGGATTCAACAGTTTTGAAAGCAACGATTCCTGCCCCAAATGCGCGGCAGGGCTGAAAGAGGTCAAGCAAACCTACGGTCTCACCGCCGTGGTCCTTTCGCCGGCCCATCGCCGCGCGCTGACCGCCGAGTACGCAACGGCGTCCGTTGCTGTCGATACCGGTGCCCAG
The window above is part of the Trichlorobacter ammonificans genome. Proteins encoded here:
- a CDS encoding 16S rRNA (uracil(1498)-N(3))-methyltransferase, with the translated sequence MSEQRRFMVSSRSIRDGYASYDGDLHHHMARVLRLRSGDTVLLVDELGRSHQGVIDQVTQEWTAVRLVASSAPAATTATVPAITVIQGLPRGEKVELVLQKGTELGVHDFFLFRADRSVPRLNGDKLQSRLDRWQRIVAEAARQSERFDQPSVLWHPSAAAAAAAASGADLKLLLWERGTSAPLRDKLATLPCPARIALAVGPEGGFEAEEVEAFTFWGFMPVTLGERILRTETAALAMTAILQYIWGDI